The proteins below come from a single Natrinema sp. SYSU A 869 genomic window:
- a CDS encoding 8-oxo-dGTP diphosphatase encodes MTETTLCFPLRDGDDDADREVLLIEKRRGLGEGWYNGPGGKCEPGETPRECAIRETHEEVGLEVRDLEKAGELTFLLDGEEHTVCHVYRTRSFTGEPTPSEEAYPEWVPIDGVPYDRMWDDDHLWLPGVLEGQTVAGEFQFEGGEPLDEAEFVDHDLEWDVPF; translated from the coding sequence ATGACCGAGACGACGCTGTGTTTCCCGCTTCGGGACGGTGATGACGACGCTGATCGCGAGGTACTCCTCATCGAGAAACGCCGCGGCCTCGGCGAGGGCTGGTACAACGGCCCCGGCGGCAAGTGCGAACCCGGTGAAACGCCGCGAGAGTGCGCCATCCGCGAAACCCACGAAGAAGTCGGCCTCGAGGTCCGGGACCTCGAGAAGGCGGGCGAACTCACCTTTCTCCTCGACGGCGAGGAACACACCGTCTGTCACGTCTACCGTACGCGCTCGTTCACCGGCGAGCCGACACCCTCCGAGGAGGCCTATCCGGAGTGGGTTCCCATCGATGGCGTCCCCTACGACCGGATGTGGGACGACGATCACCTGTGGCTGCCCGGCGTGCTCGAGGGGCAGACGGTCGCCGGCGAGTTCCAGTTCGAGGGCGGCGAGCCGTTAGACGAGGCCGAGTTCGTCGATCACGACCTCGAGTGGGACGTCCCATTTTGA
- a CDS encoding NADPH:quinone oxidoreductase family protein has translation MKAIEVTEYGDSDALEVGDVPTPEPDAGEVRIDIEAAGINFADIMQRRGHYPDGPEAPYVPGMEAAGTVDAVGEGVEDLSEGDRVVGMLDTGGYAEYVTAAADLLFPIPEAMSFDEAAGFPVQFLTAHACLFEWGGLEEDESVLIQAAAGGVGTAAVQLASNAGAKVFGTASTQEKLNLAAELGCDHPINYTETDFREVVEDETNGEGVDLVLESVGDDVFERSLDAMTHFGRMVTYGVASGVPAEVSNQRLLFENKTVKGFHLGQASMHDPSRVMKAVPELTEGFASGDLEVILGESFALEDAAEAHQYIEDRKSSGKVVLKP, from the coding sequence ATGAAAGCGATCGAAGTGACCGAGTACGGTGACAGCGACGCGCTCGAGGTCGGCGACGTACCGACGCCGGAACCGGACGCTGGCGAGGTTCGAATCGACATCGAAGCCGCAGGGATCAACTTCGCGGATATCATGCAACGCCGGGGTCACTACCCGGACGGTCCCGAAGCGCCGTACGTCCCCGGCATGGAAGCCGCGGGAACGGTCGACGCGGTCGGCGAGGGCGTCGAGGACCTGTCGGAAGGCGACCGCGTCGTCGGCATGCTCGACACCGGCGGCTACGCCGAGTACGTCACCGCTGCCGCGGACCTGCTCTTTCCCATCCCCGAGGCGATGAGCTTCGATGAGGCAGCCGGCTTCCCCGTCCAGTTTCTCACCGCCCACGCCTGTCTCTTCGAGTGGGGCGGCCTCGAGGAAGACGAATCCGTCCTCATTCAGGCTGCAGCCGGCGGGGTCGGCACCGCAGCTGTCCAGCTAGCGTCCAATGCCGGGGCTAAGGTCTTCGGCACTGCGAGCACACAGGAAAAACTCAACCTCGCAGCCGAGCTGGGCTGCGACCATCCGATTAACTACACCGAGACGGACTTCCGTGAGGTCGTCGAGGACGAAACCAACGGTGAGGGCGTCGACCTCGTCTTAGAGAGCGTCGGCGACGACGTCTTCGAGCGCAGCCTCGACGCGATGACCCACTTCGGCCGGATGGTCACCTACGGCGTCGCCAGCGGCGTCCCTGCGGAGGTCAGCAATCAGCGCCTGCTCTTCGAGAACAAGACCGTCAAAGGGTTCCATCTCGGGCAGGCCTCCATGCACGATCCGTCGCGGGTCATGAAAGCCGTCCCCGAGTTGACCGAGGGATTCGCCAGCGGCGACCTCGAGGTAATCCTAGGCGAGTCGTTCGCGCTCGAGGACGCGGCCGAGGCCCACCAGTACATCGAGGACCGGAAGAGTTCCGGGAAGGTCGTGTTGAAGCCGTAA
- a CDS encoding YihY/virulence factor BrkB family protein: MSTVGSVVALARDRNLTFLAAGIAYYAFVSTIPLLLLAVTIASFVGGQALADRVSSMLSQQLSSSGQQMVSQALTDPSGRAAASVVGFLALAWSALKLFRGLDQAFDEVYSDDVDVSLLGQVRDAIVVIVGTALAVALVVAVGAVLSILNLQIPFANVLGSLVLIVVLTIAFLPIYYVLPPVNVSLGEVIPGTALSSYSIPTYRGISEPVTASPVGSVIVTGYVKFAEAAELSLLIEQSPPISDPIW; encoded by the coding sequence ATGTCGACCGTTGGGTCCGTCGTCGCTCTCGCGCGGGATCGGAATCTCACGTTTCTGGCGGCGGGGATCGCCTACTACGCGTTCGTCTCGACGATACCGCTGCTATTGCTCGCCGTGACGATCGCCTCGTTCGTCGGGGGCCAGGCGCTGGCGGACCGCGTGAGTAGCATGCTCAGCCAGCAACTCTCGTCTTCGGGACAGCAGATGGTATCCCAGGCGCTCACTGATCCGTCCGGTCGGGCGGCCGCGTCCGTAGTCGGATTCCTCGCGCTGGCGTGGAGCGCCCTGAAGCTCTTCCGTGGCCTCGATCAGGCGTTCGACGAGGTATACTCGGACGACGTCGACGTGTCGCTACTGGGCCAGGTCCGGGACGCGATCGTCGTCATCGTCGGCACCGCACTCGCCGTCGCGCTCGTCGTCGCCGTCGGCGCCGTGCTCTCGATACTGAACCTGCAAATCCCGTTCGCCAACGTGCTCGGGTCGCTTGTGCTGATCGTCGTCCTGACGATCGCGTTCCTACCCATATACTACGTGCTTCCACCGGTGAACGTGTCGCTCGGTGAAGTGATTCCGGGAACGGCACTGTCTAGTTACTCTATTCCAACGTATAGGGGGATTTCAGAGCCTGTTACAGCGTCACCGGTGGGATCCGTGATTGTCACTGGTTATGTGAAGTTTGCTGAAGCAGCCGAATTATCGCTGCTCATAGAACAGAGTCCGCCTATATCAGATCCAATATGGTAG
- the proS gene encoding proline--tRNA ligase, producing MSDESQELGITESKSHKPGEWYAEVVQKANIADYAPMGGFIVTKPRGYALWEAIQDSLDGWFKETGVDNVYFPMFIPESFLEREKDIVEGFDPEVAWVTQGGHEELEERLAVRPTSESIIAPFMADWTRSHRDLPMRLNQWCSVVRWEATETKPFFRTKEFMWQEGHTAHASNEGAWEEVWTRLGQYERVYEDVLAIPVLRGKKPEHDKFPGADTTTTVEALMPDGKSVQGATSHNLGQSFAEAFDITFADEDEEEQTAYTTSWGLSWRALGALIMTHSDDQGLVLPPTVAPTQVVIVPIWQADTKDDVLEYSEEIADDLEDAGFRVELDDRDGRNPGFKFNEHELNGIPLRLEIGPHEVDDGEVTLVHRPDNAESVEDRDEIVESVDEHLDEIFAKLYETAEENLEENVREAHSPEEILGTIGKHGGYVKTPWCGDEACEEVIKEKIAAEIVMQPLADEGGETAGEVPEPDHDECGVCGDPADEIAYFAKSY from the coding sequence ATGAGCGACGAGAGTCAAGAACTCGGCATCACCGAGTCGAAATCGCATAAGCCCGGCGAGTGGTACGCCGAGGTCGTCCAAAAGGCCAACATCGCTGACTACGCGCCGATGGGCGGATTCATCGTCACGAAGCCCCGCGGCTACGCCCTCTGGGAGGCCATTCAGGATTCGCTGGACGGCTGGTTCAAGGAGACCGGCGTCGATAACGTCTACTTCCCAATGTTCATCCCCGAGAGCTTCCTCGAGCGGGAGAAGGACATCGTCGAAGGGTTCGATCCGGAGGTCGCGTGGGTGACCCAGGGCGGCCACGAGGAACTCGAGGAGCGACTGGCCGTCCGGCCGACCAGTGAGTCGATCATCGCGCCGTTCATGGCCGACTGGACGCGCAGCCACCGTGACCTGCCGATGCGGCTCAATCAGTGGTGTTCGGTCGTGCGGTGGGAGGCGACGGAGACGAAGCCGTTCTTCCGGACGAAGGAGTTCATGTGGCAGGAGGGCCACACCGCCCACGCGAGCAACGAGGGCGCGTGGGAGGAGGTCTGGACACGTCTCGGCCAGTACGAACGCGTCTACGAGGACGTGCTGGCGATTCCGGTGCTCCGCGGGAAGAAGCCCGAACACGACAAGTTCCCCGGTGCGGACACGACGACGACCGTCGAGGCGCTGATGCCCGACGGCAAGTCCGTGCAGGGAGCAACCAGCCACAACCTCGGCCAGAGTTTCGCCGAGGCCTTCGACATCACCTTCGCCGACGAGGACGAGGAAGAACAGACGGCCTACACCACCTCGTGGGGCCTCTCCTGGCGTGCACTGGGTGCACTCATCATGACCCACTCCGACGACCAAGGGCTCGTGCTCCCGCCGACGGTCGCGCCCACGCAGGTCGTCATCGTCCCCATCTGGCAGGCGGACACGAAAGACGACGTGCTCGAGTACTCTGAGGAAATCGCCGACGACCTCGAGGACGCCGGCTTCCGTGTCGAACTGGACGACCGCGACGGACGCAACCCCGGCTTCAAGTTCAACGAACACGAACTCAACGGGATCCCGCTGCGACTCGAGATCGGTCCCCACGAGGTCGACGACGGGGAGGTCACGCTGGTCCACCGGCCCGACAACGCCGAATCCGTCGAGGACCGCGACGAGATCGTCGAGAGCGTTGACGAGCATCTCGACGAAATCTTTGCCAAGCTCTATGAGACGGCCGAGGAGAACCTCGAGGAGAACGTCCGCGAAGCCCACAGTCCGGAGGAGATCCTCGGGACGATCGGCAAACACGGCGGCTACGTGAAGACGCCGTGGTGTGGCGACGAGGCCTGTGAAGAGGTCATCAAGGAGAAGATCGCCGCCGAGATCGTCATGCAGCCCCTGGCCGACGAAGGCGGCGAAACTGCGGGAGAGGTTCCCGAACCCGACCACGACGAGTGTGGCGTCTGTGGCGATCCGGCGGACGAGATCGCGTACTTCGCGAAGTCGTACTGA
- a CDS encoding class I SAM-dependent methyltransferase: MSDRDDVRRAYDEITTTYANERNATRDDEETAALEALFDGLPAGFRLLDAGCGQGTPALEYTLDPSNGCDSELAVGLDLSRDQLETATRLVPDVALCQGEMTRIPFAADTFDAITALYSLIHVPIDDHRTAIESFARVLKPGGRLLLTEGWTEWTGSNPDWLETGTEMRWSMAGAAATRDQLESAGFELVERGEFRDALADEEDARFPYFHVRLME, translated from the coding sequence ATGTCCGACCGGGACGACGTCCGCCGCGCCTACGACGAAATCACGACAACGTACGCGAACGAACGGAACGCGACGCGGGACGATGAGGAGACGGCAGCTCTCGAGGCGCTGTTCGACGGACTTCCAGCCGGATTTCGTCTCCTCGACGCCGGCTGTGGACAGGGAACCCCGGCGCTCGAGTACACCCTCGACCCGTCGAACGGGTGCGACTCAGAGCTGGCCGTCGGGCTCGACCTCTCGCGGGACCAACTCGAGACGGCGACCCGGCTCGTTCCCGACGTGGCGCTGTGCCAGGGTGAGATGACTCGGATACCGTTCGCTGCGGACACGTTCGACGCCATCACTGCACTGTACTCGCTGATTCACGTCCCGATCGACGACCACCGGACGGCGATCGAGTCGTTCGCGCGCGTCCTCAAACCGGGTGGACGGCTCCTCCTCACGGAAGGCTGGACCGAGTGGACCGGTTCGAATCCGGACTGGCTCGAGACGGGCACCGAGATGCGCTGGAGCATGGCCGGCGCGGCGGCCACCCGAGACCAACTCGAGTCAGCCGGGTTCGAACTGGTCGAAAGGGGAGAGTTCAGGGACGCGCTGGCCGACGAGGAGGACGCTCGGTTCCCGTATTTTCACGTGCGGTTGATGGAGTAA
- a CDS encoding GIY-YIG nuclease family protein: MSGTYVLAIGVTESTSISVGALGNLEFAADAYAYVGSAFGPGGFSRVDRHRELAVGNRETRHWHIDYLLGHPAAHLESAITFPDADRECELARSLPGESVSGFGASDCNCEAHLLAAPDAAAIRETAVDAGGVLDG, from the coding sequence ATGAGCGGTACGTACGTCCTCGCAATTGGCGTAACCGAGTCGACGAGCATTTCGGTCGGGGCGCTCGGAAACCTCGAGTTCGCCGCCGATGCGTACGCCTACGTCGGCAGCGCGTTCGGCCCCGGCGGCTTCAGCCGCGTTGATCGCCACCGCGAACTCGCCGTCGGCAACCGTGAGACTCGACACTGGCACATCGATTATCTACTCGGTCATCCAGCGGCGCATCTCGAGAGTGCGATCACGTTCCCGGATGCCGATCGGGAGTGTGAACTGGCGCGGTCGCTGCCCGGCGAATCCGTCTCTGGATTCGGCGCATCGGACTGTAACTGCGAGGCGCATCTCCTCGCGGCTCCCGACGCGGCGGCGATTCGAGAGACGGCGGTCGACGCGGGCGGCGTCCTCGACGGATAG
- a CDS encoding NAD-dependent epimerase/dehydratase family protein, whose amino-acid sequence MDNALVIGGTRFIGRHLVDDLLAHEYDVTVFNRGNHANPFEDDNRVDRVEGDRTNDTALEAAATTVDPDAVFDCVAYHPKDVRAATRLFDDCEAYVYISSGAAYAREEIPKREGETPLHSCTADQATDDSFESYGNRKAEGDRAVFAAADNGVRAMTVRPPIVYGPHDYTERLDWWIDRINRFDRTVVPGDGTNLRHRVYVEDVASALRIVAERGAAGEAYNVGDRRLVTLEEMVELIADCLDTGVDIVHAGTRELAAGDIELDDYPLYRTYPHVLSTAKLAALGWESTPLEDAMARSVDDHLESDRDGDENGPDREAEERVLSILDTL is encoded by the coding sequence ATGGACAACGCACTCGTTATCGGTGGTACTCGCTTCATCGGTCGCCACCTCGTGGACGACCTGCTGGCCCACGAGTACGATGTGACGGTTTTCAACCGAGGAAATCATGCGAACCCGTTCGAAGACGACAATCGAGTCGACCGCGTTGAGGGCGATCGGACGAACGACACGGCGCTCGAGGCCGCGGCGACGACGGTCGATCCCGACGCTGTCTTCGACTGCGTGGCCTACCACCCCAAGGACGTCCGCGCCGCGACTCGTCTCTTCGACGACTGCGAGGCCTATGTCTACATCTCGAGCGGCGCGGCCTACGCTCGCGAGGAGATTCCGAAACGGGAGGGCGAGACGCCCCTACACTCCTGTACGGCTGACCAGGCGACCGACGACTCGTTCGAGAGCTACGGAAATCGGAAGGCAGAGGGCGACCGCGCCGTCTTCGCGGCAGCCGACAACGGCGTTCGCGCCATGACCGTCCGACCGCCGATCGTCTATGGTCCCCACGACTACACCGAACGCTTGGACTGGTGGATTGACCGCATCAATCGCTTCGACCGGACCGTCGTCCCCGGCGACGGGACGAACCTCCGCCATCGTGTCTACGTCGAAGACGTCGCCAGCGCGCTCCGAATCGTCGCCGAACGCGGCGCGGCCGGCGAGGCCTACAACGTCGGCGACCGACGGCTCGTCACCCTCGAGGAGATGGTCGAGTTGATCGCCGATTGTCTCGACACCGGCGTCGATATCGTCCACGCTGGGACCCGAGAGCTCGCTGCCGGCGACATCGAACTCGACGACTACCCGCTCTACCGGACGTATCCCCACGTCCTCTCGACGGCGAAACTCGCTGCCCTCGGCTGGGAGTCGACGCCGCTCGAGGACGCAATGGCCCGGTCGGTCGACGACCATCTCGAGAGTGACCGGGACGGAGACGAGAACGGACCGGACCGGGAGGCCGAGGAGCGCGTGCTGAGTATCCTGGATACCCTCTGA
- a CDS encoding peptidase, giving the protein MISVLARWFGLLVVGYATGRLYGRYAVRRRGDGEDDRQSRGTHRLLAVVGLATFLTLVFSGLVAGTETALSSVHPALSGGLAAPLAWVPTAAGTIVTVLVTYLGVFPYAREHNDLEISAVTAVARLAKYLAAIAIFCLGAIAPVTVLLETSDPNLRLILLLFAVLAIGTYGWLQHNIRLSQAVSNPTAEQRRRLEAAANRTDLTATIAGVFPGKETETAILSLEGPFWNRRLYATDYAFDVLDDAELTALCARADAADELWLLERRSLVMAGLFSLFLSLTVWTSVILALAVLVVVWSLCCRHCQRCEVAADHRAADEVGADVLASAYKAAPNLTDDRSWLHERLAATPSTARRLERLRNYSSH; this is encoded by the coding sequence ATGATTTCGGTACTCGCCCGCTGGTTTGGACTGCTCGTTGTCGGTTACGCCACAGGCCGGCTGTACGGACGGTACGCGGTTCGACGCCGAGGCGACGGCGAGGACGACCGGCAGTCGCGCGGGACGCACCGGCTCCTCGCCGTCGTGGGGCTCGCTACCTTCCTCACCCTCGTGTTCTCCGGGCTGGTCGCCGGCACTGAGACGGCGCTCTCGTCCGTTCATCCGGCGCTGTCCGGCGGACTCGCCGCGCCGCTCGCCTGGGTGCCGACGGCAGCTGGCACGATCGTCACCGTCCTCGTCACGTACCTCGGCGTCTTTCCCTACGCCCGCGAACACAATGATCTCGAGATCAGCGCCGTGACGGCCGTCGCCCGCCTCGCAAAATATCTCGCGGCGATCGCGATATTCTGTCTGGGTGCGATCGCCCCCGTCACGGTACTCCTCGAGACGTCGGATCCGAACCTGCGGCTGATCCTGCTCCTGTTCGCCGTCCTCGCCATCGGGACGTACGGCTGGTTACAACACAACATTCGGCTCTCGCAGGCGGTCAGCAACCCGACGGCCGAACAACGACGGCGGCTCGAGGCCGCAGCTAACCGTACCGACCTGACTGCGACGATTGCCGGCGTGTTCCCTGGCAAGGAGACCGAAACTGCCATCCTCTCCCTCGAGGGACCGTTCTGGAACCGGCGGCTGTACGCCACCGACTACGCGTTCGATGTCCTCGACGACGCCGAGCTGACGGCACTGTGTGCGCGCGCCGACGCCGCTGACGAACTCTGGCTCCTCGAGCGGCGATCGCTCGTCATGGCGGGTCTCTTCAGCCTGTTCCTAAGCCTAACCGTCTGGACGTCTGTGATCCTCGCGCTCGCCGTCCTCGTCGTCGTCTGGTCGCTCTGCTGTCGGCACTGCCAGCGCTGTGAGGTCGCCGCCGATCACCGAGCGGCCGATGAAGTGGGAGCCGACGTCCTCGCGAGTGCGTACAAGGCCGCCCCGAACCTAACCGACGACAGAAGTTGGCTCCACGAGCGCCTCGCCGCCACGCCGTCAACGGCGCGTCGGCTCGAGCGACTCCGGAACTATAGTAGCCACTGA
- a CDS encoding NAD(P)-dependent glycerol-1-phosphate dehydrogenase produces MFEKSTWIRLPRNVVVGHDVRSEVVDVVDDLHLQGRPLFVTSPTPREVAANPIAADFEAAGIDPAIVTIEKATFDAVERVIEVAEAEEVSYLVGIGGGKAIDIAKLASHHLDMGFLSVPTAASHDGIVSNRGSVPDGDSRHSVAAEPPLAVVADTGILADAPWELTTAGCADIISNYTAVMDWRLANRLKDVEYSEYAAALSEMTAEILVDNADLIRPGLEESAWVVTKALMSSGVAMSIAGSSRPASGAEHLFSHQLDRLAPEAALHGHQVGVGSIMTAYLHQGEDGIWRDIRDALSSIDAPTTAAELGIDDETVIESLTTCHEIRDRYTILGNGMNERAARDVATKTGVID; encoded by the coding sequence ATGTTCGAGAAGTCGACGTGGATCCGACTCCCGCGAAACGTCGTCGTCGGCCACGACGTTCGTAGCGAGGTCGTCGACGTAGTCGACGATCTCCACTTACAGGGACGGCCGCTGTTCGTCACGAGTCCGACGCCCCGTGAGGTCGCCGCGAACCCAATCGCGGCCGACTTCGAGGCCGCTGGGATCGACCCCGCGATCGTCACGATCGAAAAAGCGACCTTCGATGCCGTCGAACGGGTGATCGAGGTCGCCGAGGCCGAGGAGGTCTCCTATCTCGTCGGGATCGGCGGTGGGAAGGCCATCGACATCGCGAAACTGGCCAGTCACCACCTCGATATGGGCTTTCTCTCCGTCCCGACCGCAGCGAGCCACGACGGGATCGTCAGCAATCGCGGCTCCGTCCCGGACGGCGATTCCCGCCACAGCGTCGCCGCCGAACCGCCGCTGGCGGTCGTCGCCGACACCGGCATCCTCGCCGACGCGCCGTGGGAACTGACGACCGCCGGCTGCGCCGACATCATCTCCAACTACACCGCGGTGATGGACTGGCGGCTCGCTAACCGGCTCAAGGACGTCGAGTACTCCGAGTACGCCGCCGCGCTCTCGGAGATGACCGCCGAGATCCTCGTGGACAACGCCGACCTCATCCGGCCGGGCCTCGAGGAGTCGGCCTGGGTCGTCACCAAGGCGCTCATGTCCTCCGGTGTCGCGATGAGCATCGCCGGCTCCTCGCGGCCAGCCAGCGGGGCCGAACACCTCTTCTCGCATCAGCTCGATCGATTGGCCCCCGAGGCAGCCCTCCACGGCCACCAGGTCGGCGTCGGCTCGATCATGACCGCTTACCTCCACCAGGGAGAAGACGGTATCTGGCGCGACATTCGCGACGCGCTCTCGAGCATCGACGCGCCGACGACTGCCGCGGAACTGGGAATCGACGACGAGACCGTCATCGAGTCGCTGACTACCTGCCACGAGATCCGCGATCGCTACACGATTCTGGGCAACGGGATGAACGAGCGAGCCGCTCGAGACGTGGCAACGAAAACGGGCGTCATCGACTGA
- a CDS encoding ABC transporter permease, whose protein sequence is MSTLDVAKKDFLDVRRSKVIWFVGGFYAVIMALFLYFGQTNVSEPNVQNALNGLTGIGAMFIPLIALVAAYLAIAGERESGGIKYLLSIPNSRRDVVLGKFLTRTVIVTASILAAFLLSAGLALAWYPSIEAELFVRAAALTVLYALTYVAVAIGISAATSSRSRAMGGAIGFFFVTNVLNLFGPLRLAIEYVFNDLMGLDIAGNQIMFVQSLISPTAAYLRSTTLVFPNQTVPNGFPWYLQSEIMVAIMIAWLVVPIALGIWRFERADLG, encoded by the coding sequence ATGAGTACGTTAGATGTCGCGAAGAAGGACTTCCTTGACGTCCGCCGATCCAAAGTGATCTGGTTCGTCGGCGGGTTCTATGCCGTCATCATGGCGTTGTTCCTGTACTTCGGGCAGACCAACGTTTCGGAACCGAACGTGCAAAACGCCTTGAACGGGCTGACCGGTATCGGCGCGATGTTCATTCCGCTGATCGCCCTCGTCGCGGCGTACCTCGCGATCGCGGGCGAACGCGAGTCCGGCGGGATCAAGTATCTACTCTCGATCCCGAACAGCCGTCGAGACGTTGTTCTCGGCAAGTTCCTCACGCGGACGGTGATCGTCACCGCGTCGATCCTCGCCGCATTCCTGCTGAGCGCCGGTCTCGCGCTGGCGTGGTACCCCTCGATCGAGGCCGAACTCTTCGTCAGGGCCGCAGCACTGACGGTACTCTACGCGCTCACCTACGTCGCAGTCGCGATCGGCATCTCCGCGGCGACATCGTCTCGATCGCGTGCGATGGGTGGCGCGATCGGCTTCTTCTTCGTCACGAACGTGTTGAACCTCTTCGGACCACTCCGCCTCGCCATCGAGTACGTGTTCAACGACCTCATGGGACTCGATATCGCTGGCAATCAGATCATGTTCGTCCAGTCGCTGATCAGTCCGACGGCGGCGTACCTCCGCTCAACAACGCTCGTATTCCCGAATCAGACTGTTCCCAACGGCTTCCCGTGGTATCTCCAGTCCGAAATTATGGTCGCCATCATGATCGCCTGGCTCGTGGTGCCGATCGCACTGGGAATCTGGCGGTTCGAGCGCGCCGATCTGGGGTAA
- a CDS encoding ABC transporter ATP-binding protein, with amino-acid sequence MVAIETSSLTKRYGDSVLAVDDLDLVIEEGEIFGFLGPNGAGKSTTINLLLDFVRPSDGSATVLGYDAQHETGAIRERIGVLPEGASVYDRLTAREHLQWVIDTKGTDDDPDAVLERVGLAGDGDRPAGGYSKGMAQRLGFGMALVGDPDLLILDEPSSGLDPTGMQEMREIIADEADRGTSVFFSSHILGEVEAVCDRIGIMNEGHLAATGTPDELQGELDLGAPITLEVETVPEHLELGQLAGVRSVSIDGTTITATCADSSVKVDVVRHIADVTAVRDIISEDVSLEQLFNTYTNSERADEEAQAPEVPA; translated from the coding sequence ATGGTCGCCATTGAAACGTCCTCGCTCACCAAGCGGTACGGCGACTCGGTCCTCGCCGTCGACGACCTCGATCTGGTCATCGAAGAAGGAGAGATATTCGGCTTTCTGGGGCCTAACGGTGCCGGTAAGTCGACCACAATCAACTTGCTGTTGGACTTCGTCCGCCCCTCCGACGGGTCCGCGACGGTGTTAGGCTATGACGCCCAACACGAAACCGGAGCGATCCGTGAACGGATCGGCGTCCTCCCGGAGGGCGCGAGCGTCTACGATCGACTCACCGCGCGCGAACACCTCCAGTGGGTCATCGACACGAAAGGTACCGACGACGACCCCGACGCAGTCCTCGAACGGGTCGGCCTCGCCGGCGACGGCGACCGCCCCGCCGGTGGCTACTCGAAGGGGATGGCCCAGCGACTCGGCTTCGGGATGGCGCTGGTCGGCGATCCCGACCTCCTGATTCTCGACGAGCCCTCCTCGGGACTGGATCCGACAGGGATGCAGGAGATGCGCGAGATCATCGCCGACGAGGCGGATCGCGGTACCTCCGTCTTCTTCTCGAGTCACATCCTCGGCGAGGTCGAAGCGGTCTGTGACCGCATCGGCATCATGAACGAGGGTCACCTGGCCGCGACCGGGACGCCCGACGAACTGCAGGGCGAACTCGACCTCGGCGCGCCCATCACGCTCGAGGTCGAAACCGTCCCCGAGCACCTCGAATTGGGCCAGCTCGCGGGTGTGCGCTCGGTCAGCATCGACGGCACGACGATCACGGCGACCTGTGCCGATTCATCGGTTAAGGTCGACGTCGTCCGACACATCGCCGACGTGACGGCCGTTCGTGACATTATCTCCGAAGACGTCTCCCTCGAGCAGCTATTCAACACGTACACGAACAGCGAGCGGGCGGACGAGGAGGCGCAGGCCCCGGAGGTACCGGCATGA